The Sandaracinus amylolyticus genomic interval CGCGCGCGCATCGACGACGACGAGGGCGCGGCGTTCTACCTCGAGCGCTGCAGCGCGTGCCGCGGCGTGTGGTTCGATCCCGGCGAGTGGTCGCGCATCGCGTCGAGCGAGCTTCGCACCAAGCTCGACGCGCTCTGGGATCCGGCCGCGCGTCGCGCCGCGCTCACCGCGCGCAACGAGGCGCGCCTCGCAGAGGACCTGCGCGCGCGCCTCGGTGATGCGCTCCACGATCGTCTCGTCGATCTCGTCCGCGCGCTCGAGTCGCACCCCGATCGCGCGATGGCGCTCGCCTACCTCGACGAGCACCTGCGCTGACCCGCTGCGTCAGCGCGGATCGACGACCCGACCGGCGAACAGGATCGCGCCGCTGCGCGTGTCGCGCAGGAAGAACAAGAACGGGTGATCCGCGTGGAAGCTCGGCGGCGGATTCGCCGGCATGCTCCGCACCGCGACGACCACGCCGGTCGCCGCCGCGGCCTCGGTGCCCTCCTCGTTCACCTCGACGAACACGCGGTGATAGACGTCGGAGATCGCGAGCGCCTGCGCCCCGTCCGCGCTCATCCCCGAGAGGTCCGCGCGATCCGAGAACGCGATCGCCATCCCGAGCCCCTCGAGCTCGGTGCGCAGCGCGAGCGATCCCGTCTCGATGCGGAAGCGCGGGAGCCGCACGTCGACGTCGTGGCGCTCGGTGACGCGCCCCGCCCACTGCTCGACGCGCGTCGCGTCGAGCGTCTCCTCGACCGCCGCGAGCCCGTCGCGCTCGCGCGGGAGCACGATCATCATCGCGAGCTCGTCGCCGGTGTACGGCAGCTCGAGGATCTGCACGCCCTCGTCCTCGCCGTAGCGTCCGCCGCGCGCGTGCATCGTGGGCACTGCGACGCTCGCCTCGCCGCCGTTCGCGAAGAACGGCAGGTCCTCGGTCCGCGCGCGATCGAACTCGTGCTGCCAGCGCCCGTGGAAGTACACGGCGTTGACGAGGACGAGCCGGGTGAGCGGGTCGATCGACCCCGACGGGAGCAGCTCGCGGATCCGCTCGCGCGTCTGCGACGACACCCACTCGTTGATGTGCGCGCGCGAGGCCTCGGCCGCGCTCACGAAGTCGAGGCGCTCGGCCTCCGCGCCGAAGTGATCGCGCGTCGCCGCGAGGTACGCATCGCGGAACGCGTAGGAGTCCTCGGCGAACAGCCGGTTCGCGACCGCGAGCGTGTAGGTCTCGCGCGGCGCGTTCCACGCGCGCACCAGCGCGCCGGCCGCGGGCATCGTCGCGTCGGGATCGGTCGCGAGGTGCAGCGTCCGCTGCATCGCGGTCGCGGTCTCGCCACGCGCGCCGCCGTACGTCATCGCGAGCGCGGTCGAGAGGCTCGCGGGAGAGATCGCGAGGTTCCCGGTCTCGCCGCGCGCCCGCAGCGCGCGCCACACGTCGAGCCCGAACGCGCTGGTCGCGGTCGCGAACGCGCGCGCGTCCGCGGGATCGGCGGGGGTCACCTGGGTGGCCGGCGTGGTCGAGGTGCTCGAGGAGGTCTGCGAGGGCCCCCCGCACCCGGCGAGTGCGAGCAGGAGGGCAAGGACGATGCGCTTCGTCATGCGGTCGCTAGACGTACGACCGCGCGATCCGGTTCACCAGCGGATCACGGCGCTGCCCCACGCGACGCCGCCGCCGAGCGCGCAGAAGAGCACGCTCTGCCCCGCCTTGATCGCGCCCTCGCGCACCGCTTCGTCGAGCGCGATCGGGATCGACGCGCTCGACGTGTTCCCGTACCGCGCGAGGTTCAGGTAGAAGCGCGTGAGCGGCACCCCGGTGCGCTCGGCGACGCCCTCGAGGATCCGCAGGTTCGCCTGGTGCGGCACGACCCAGTCGAGATCGTCCGCCGCGACCCCCGCCGCCGTGAGCGCGGCCGCGCTCGCCGACGAGAGGTTCTTCACCGCGACCTTGAAGATCTCGCGGCCGTTCATCTCGACGAAGTGTCGCTTGAGCTCGAGCGTGCGCGCGCTCGCGGGCTCGGCGCTCCCGCCGCCCGGGATGCGCAGCGCCGACGCGTAGCTTCCGTCCGCGTGGATCGCGGTGCTGAGGATCCCGCGCCCGTCGCCGCGCGACTCGCTCACCACGACCGCGCCCGCGCCGTCGCCGAAGAGCACGCACGTGCTGCGATCGCTCCAGTCGACCACGCGCGAGAGCAGCTCGACGCCGACGACCATCACGTGCTTCGCCGCGCCCGCACGCACGAACTTGTCGGCGATCGAGAGCGCGTAGCAGAAGCCCGCGCACGCCGCGGCGATGTCGAACGCCGCGCAGTCGTTGCGCGCGCCGATCTTCGCTTGCACGAACACCGCGGTCGACGGCAGCGGCATGTCGGGCGTGACCGTCGCGACGATGATCATGTCGATGTCGCGCGCGTCGAGCTCCGCCGACGCGAGCGCACGGCGCGCGGCCTCGGCCGCCATGTCGCTGGTGGCCTCGCCCTCCGCGGCGATGCGCCGCTCGCGGATCCCGGTGCGCTCGACGATCCACTGATCCGTGGTGTCGACGCGCGACTCGAGATCGCGGTTCGTCATCACGTGCGAGGGCACGTAGTGACCCGTTCCCGAGATCCGAGATCCCGCCGTTACAGTCGTCGCGTGCCCCATGCGGTCCCCGGCCTACTCGGTCCCTGGGCGCGCTGTCCACCCGAAAGCAGCGTCGACGGTCACGAATCGGTCACGCACGCCTCCTGACGAACCGGTCAGGTTTCGCCCTGTTTTCTCGGCGCAACTATTGTTCGCGACAACGACGAGCGCGTGCGTCGCGCGCACAGCGATGAAAAACGCGCGCTCGATCGCGCCACGAGGGGCGCGCGGCACGCGTGTGCGCTGGAAGTCGAACGTCGAGCTTCACCGTGACGCGCGATCTCGACACCGGGTCGCCCAGCAGCGGCGCGCGGCGATCTCGCGCGCGTGACGCCGCCACCGCGCGCGTGCATCCTCGCGCGCGATGACGACCAAGGAGCAGGAGGAGCGCGTCCCGCTGCGCGAGGTCCTGTCGCGGCTCGCGCGCGCGTCCCGCGGCTTCTGGCTCGTGAACTGGGTCAATTTCGGCGATGGAATCGCGTACTTCGGGTTCCTCTCGCTGCTGACGCTCTTCTTCCAGCACGACGTCGGCATGGACGCGCGCGGCGCGACGATCGCGACGAGCACGTTCACCGGGCTCGTCACGCTCTTCATGGTGCTCGGCGCGGGCGCGCTCTCGGATCGGCTCGGCGCGCGCCGCGCGCTCACCGTCTCGATCGCGATCGTGCTCGTCGGACGCGTGCTGCTCACGCTCTCGCCCTCGCTCGGCGCAGGCACCGGCGCGGCGCTCACCGCGGCGTGGATCGCGATCCTCGTGATGGGCTTCGCCGAGGGCGCGGTGCAGCCGGCGCTCTATGCCGGCGTGAAGCAGTACACGGACGAGCGCACGGCCTCGATGGGCTACGCGTTCCTCTACTCGATCATGAACCTCGGGATCTTCCTCGGGGAGATGGTCTCGCCCTTCGTGCGCGAGCAGTTCGCGCATCACGTCGAGGGCGTGTCGGTCGAGGACGTGCCGACCGCGGGCATCACCGGCTCGTTCTGGTTCTTCACCGCGGTCACCGCGCTCGTGCTGCTGGTGAACGTCGTCTTCTTCACGAAGAAGGTCGAGGCGCGCGATCGCATCGCCGAGCCCGCCGCGCCCGCCGAGACGGGCTCGCTCGTCGATCGCATGAAGCGCCTGCCGATCCTCGACGCGCGCTTCCTCTTCTTCATCTTCGCGCTGCTCCCGGTGCGCACGCTCTTCGCGCACCAGTGGCTCACGATCCCCGACTACGTCACGCGCGCGTTCCCCGCCGAGGTCGGCGCGCGCGTCGAGTGGATCCAGGGCCTCAACCCGATCGTGATCGTGTTCGCGGTGCCGCTGCTCACGATGGTCACGCGGCGCATGCACGTGATCGACGTGATGATCCTCGGCACGCTCGTCTCGGCGAGCGCGACGTTCCTGCTCTCCGCGCCGCCGTCGCTCGCGCTCCTGATCCTCTACGTCGTGATCTTCACGCTCGGCGAGGCGATCTGGTCGTCGCGCTTCCTCGAGCACGTCGCGGATCTCGCGCCGCCGGGACGGCTCGGCGTGTACATGGGCCTCGCGGGCCTGCCGTGGTTCCTCGCGAAGACGGTGACCGGCTTCTACGCGGGCTCGATGCTCGACGCGTTCCTGCCGGAGGGCAGCCCGGGCTCGCCGGGCACGATGTGGACGATCCACGGCGCCGTCGCGATGGTCTCGCCGATCCTGCTCGTGATCGGGCGCAGGTGGATGATGACGAAGGACGAGGCGCGATGACGCTCACGGCGACGATGCGAAGGTTCGAGATCGAGCTCGCGGACTCCGATCGCGGCGTGTACGAGACGCTCGATCTCCGCGTCGCGCAGCATCCCTCGGAGACCGATCGTTACCTCGTCGCGCGCGTGATCGCGCGCTGCCTCGAGCACGACGAGGGCGTGGACTTCACGCGCGGTCTCGCGGAGAGCGACGAGCCCGCGCTGTGGCAGCGCGACCTGCGCGGCGATCTGCGCGCGTGGATCGAGGTGGGCTCGCCCTCCGCGGATCGGCTCCACAAGGCGAGCAAGACCGGCGCGCGCGTCGTCGTGTACGCGTGGAAGAACGTGCCGCAGCTCGCGCGCGAGATCGCGGAGCGCGGCGTCCATCGCGCGGACGAGCTCGCGCTCGTGGCGCTCGACGGCGCGTACCTCGACGCGATCGCGACGACGCTCGACCGCGTGAACCGCTGGTCGCTCTCGGTCAGCGGCGGCGCGCTCTACCTCACGATCGGCGGGAAGCTGCTCGAGGGCGGCGTCGAGCGCGTCTCGATCGCGTAGCTCAGTCCATCGCGAACCGGCGATCGACCACCTCGCGCAGCACCGCGCCGAGCGTGGTCACGTCGACGGGCTTGCGCAGGAACGTGTCGAACATCCGCAGGAGCGGCGTCGTCGGGATCACGCTCCCGCTCGCCGCGACGATCGCGAGGCCGGCGGTGCGCTCGTCGCTGCGCAGCGTGCGCGCGAGCTCACGGCCGCTCTGCCCGTTGAGGTTCACGTCGGTGAGCACCACGTGTGGCAGCCGCGCGACGATCGCCCGTAGCGCGTCGTCGGGGTTCTCGAAGACCCGCACTTCCCAGCCGTCGCGCTCCAGCATCTCGCGATAGATCGCGCGCAGATCCGCGTCGTCCTCGACGACCACGACCGAGCGGGGCTCGGAGATCCGCATCCCGCTCGAGCGTCGCGCCCGGCGCGCGCGCGCTGCCGCCGCGCGCTCCGTGGGGACCAGCTCGTCGATGTCGCTCGCTCTGCCACTCCGTGCTCGTGAGCTACCGCTCATCACGGACCTCCCTCGTGCGCCGCTCACATCGG includes:
- a CDS encoding response regulator, which codes for MRISEPRSVVVVEDDADLRAIYREMLERDGWEVRVFENPDDALRAIVARLPHVVLTDVNLNGQSGRELARTLRSDERTAGLAIVAASGSVIPTTPLLRMFDTFLRKPVDVTTLGAVLREVVDRRFAMD
- a CDS encoding YaeQ family protein, translated to MTLTATMRRFEIELADSDRGVYETLDLRVAQHPSETDRYLVARVIARCLEHDEGVDFTRGLAESDEPALWQRDLRGDLRAWIEVGSPSADRLHKASKTGARVVVYAWKNVPQLAREIAERGVHRADELALVALDGAYLDAIATTLDRVNRWSLSVSGGALYLTIGGKLLEGGVERVSIA
- a CDS encoding MFS transporter, which translates into the protein MTTKEQEERVPLREVLSRLARASRGFWLVNWVNFGDGIAYFGFLSLLTLFFQHDVGMDARGATIATSTFTGLVTLFMVLGAGALSDRLGARRALTVSIAIVLVGRVLLTLSPSLGAGTGAALTAAWIAILVMGFAEGAVQPALYAGVKQYTDERTASMGYAFLYSIMNLGIFLGEMVSPFVREQFAHHVEGVSVEDVPTAGITGSFWFFTAVTALVLLVNVVFFTKKVEARDRIAEPAAPAETGSLVDRMKRLPILDARFLFFIFALLPVRTLFAHQWLTIPDYVTRAFPAEVGARVEWIQGLNPIVIVFAVPLLTMVTRRMHVIDVMILGTLVSASATFLLSAPPSLALLILYVVIFTLGEAIWSSRFLEHVADLAPPGRLGVYMGLAGLPWFLAKTVTGFYAGSMLDAFLPEGSPGSPGTMWTIHGAVAMVSPILLVIGRRWMMTKDEAR
- a CDS encoding beta-ketoacyl-ACP synthase III, encoding MGHATTVTAGSRISGTGHYVPSHVMTNRDLESRVDTTDQWIVERTGIRERRIAAEGEATSDMAAEAARRALASAELDARDIDMIIVATVTPDMPLPSTAVFVQAKIGARNDCAAFDIAAACAGFCYALSIADKFVRAGAAKHVMVVGVELLSRVVDWSDRSTCVLFGDGAGAVVVSESRGDGRGILSTAIHADGSYASALRIPGGGSAEPASARTLELKRHFVEMNGREIFKVAVKNLSSASAAALTAAGVAADDLDWVVPHQANLRILEGVAERTGVPLTRFYLNLARYGNTSSASIPIALDEAVREGAIKAGQSVLFCALGGGVAWGSAVIRW
- a CDS encoding zf-TFIIB domain-containing protein, translating into MLRCPKCSLALVATHHDAFGCARCGGLWVREGALSSLPESLGGTVDPATRAPNDGRTGLCPDGHGILLRARIDDDEGAAFYLERCSACRGVWFDPGEWSRIASSELRTKLDALWDPAARRAALTARNEARLAEDLRARLGDALHDRLVDLVRALESHPDRAMALAYLDEHLR
- a CDS encoding serpin family protein encodes the protein MTKRIVLALLLALAGCGGPSQTSSSTSTTPATQVTPADPADARAFATATSAFGLDVWRALRARGETGNLAISPASLSTALAMTYGGARGETATAMQRTLHLATDPDATMPAAGALVRAWNAPRETYTLAVANRLFAEDSYAFRDAYLAATRDHFGAEAERLDFVSAAEASRAHINEWVSSQTRERIRELLPSGSIDPLTRLVLVNAVYFHGRWQHEFDRARTEDLPFFANGGEASVAVPTMHARGGRYGEDEGVQILELPYTGDELAMMIVLPRERDGLAAVEETLDATRVEQWAGRVTERHDVDVRLPRFRIETGSLALRTELEGLGMAIAFSDRADLSGMSADGAQALAISDVYHRVFVEVNEEGTEAAAATGVVVAVRSMPANPPPSFHADHPFLFFLRDTRSGAILFAGRVVDPR